A single genomic interval of Octopus bimaculoides isolate UCB-OBI-ISO-001 chromosome 22, ASM119413v2, whole genome shotgun sequence harbors:
- the LOC106869874 gene encoding uncharacterized protein LOC106869874: protein MTELCEVFSYDYFFSFYFASSVKSEVQIAKTWQAYRYLNYEMTQQLLKASLSEVEKKMISFLKLTQPSVDLKEAVMLDYFVAGIYWAHNQSYSNEQFSGFFSLLYDLQFCFCCLSDKHLTIGNNLQELRKSLAGIAVSDIITDCGGMLFFNLNAAKKIIEYFQVTLFQHYCLYEYIYTHMQAEQIIGTDLKIVPVIGLGPCFAPPLIEAVLEDSYVSYINLPPETELETDKGEVKGHFSSFKRNWPEFFGGAGAGVVLWNKTFFPFLLSFKTSPSFLITSFLPSFLPYNF, encoded by the exons ATGACAGAACTTTGTGAAGTATTTTCTTatgattatttcttttctttctattttgcttCTTCTGTAAAGAGCGAAGTACAAATTGCCAAAACCTGGCAGGCTTACAGATACCTTAACTATGAAATGACACAGCAGCTCCTGAAAGCTTCCTTATCTGAAGTAGAAAA GAAGATGATTTCATTCCTGAAGCTGACTCAACCATCTGTGGACCTGAAGGAAGCAGTAATGTTAGATTATTTTGTGGCAGGTATTTACTGGGCCCACAACCAATCCTACAGCAACGAGCAGTTTTctggtttcttttctttactctATGATCT ACAATTCTGTTTCTGCTGTCTTTCAGACAAACATCTCACAATTGGAAACAATTTACAGGAACTTCGAAAATCTTTGGCTGGCATTGCAGTTTCTGATATAATAACTGATTGTGGAGGGATGCTGTTCTTTAACCTGAATGCTGCAAAAAAGATCATTGAATATTTTCAAGTAAC tttATTCCAGCATTATTGCCTTTATGagtatatttatactcacatgcAAGCTGAACAAATCATCGGCACAGAT TTAAAAATTGTACCAGTAATTGGCCTTGGCCCATGTTTTGCACCGCCATTAATTGAAGCGGTTTTGGAAGATTCTTATGTAAGCTACATTAATCTTCCCCCAGAAACCGAGCTTGAGACTGACAAAGGAGAGGTAAAaggacatttttcttcttttaaaaggAATTGGCCAGAATTCTTTGGTGGGGCTGGGGCTGGGGTTGTACTTTGGAACAaaactttctttccttttctactttctttcaaaacttctccttccttccttattacttccttccttccttccttccttccttataatttttaa